The Apium graveolens cultivar Ventura chromosome 6, ASM990537v1, whole genome shotgun sequence genome contains a region encoding:
- the LOC141664096 gene encoding LOB domain-containing protein 30 — MSVVNPSGSTTSGAGSGGGGSSSGGGSSGGGGGPCGACKFLRRKCVPGCIFAPYFDSEQGSAHFAAVHKVFGASNVSKLLLHIPVHKRVDAVVTICYEAQARLRDPVYGCVAHIFALQQQVMNLQAEIAYLQAHRATLEIPTPPPAPPTQLPLLGGQPLSISDLPAAVPSTYDLSSLFDPMMQQSWTMQQPPRPLDPRLQFGSVGIRAPGDMMPVVSGGIVAGDFQELARELLQRHDSPQHPCSDPPTMPPHSRVN; from the exons atgagtGTTGTCAATCCGAGTGGTTCCACCACTAGCGGAGCAGGCTCCGGTGGTGGTGGAAGTAGTAGCGGTGGTGGTAGTAGTGGTGGCGGTGGTGGACCTTGTGGAGCTTGCAAATTTTTGAGGAGGAAGTGTGTACCGGGGTGCATATTTGCTCCGTATTTCGATTCGGAACAAGGCTCGGCTCATTTTGCAGCAGTGCATAAGGTTTTCGGAGCCAGTAATGTTTCCAAGCTCCTCCTCCACATTCCGGTTCACAAGAGGGTCGATGCGGTGGTCACTATTTGTTATGAAGCTCAAGCCCGGCTTAGAGACCCGGTTTATGGTTGTGTTGCTCACATCTTCGCTCTTCAACAACAG GTGATGAACCTCCAAGCAGAAATTGCGTACTTGCAAGCCCATCGTGCAACACTAGAGATTCCAACTCCGCCTCCAGCTCCACCAACGCAGCTACCACTTCTAGGAGGACAACCTTTGTCTATATCCGATCTCCCTGCAGCCGTACCATCGACTTATGACTTATCTTCCCTTTTTGATCCCATGATGCAACAATCTTGGACAATGCAACAGCCCCCAAGGCCACTTGATCCTCGACTACAGTTTGGTAGTGTCGGCATTAGAGCTCCTGGGGATATGATGCCTGTTGTGAGTGGCGGCATCGTTGCTGGTGATTTTCAAGAACTGGCTCGAGAACTTCTTCAGAGGCATGACTCTCCACAACATCCATGCAGTGACCCTCCAACTATGCCACCTCATTCTAGAGTTAACTGA